Part of the Vigna angularis cultivar LongXiaoDou No.4 chromosome 1, ASM1680809v1, whole genome shotgun sequence genome, TAACAGACTTAAATTCGGAACACAGACGGACTCTTGTAGAAATACAATTGGTTAAAATTTGATTAGAGGAATGTTACCAGTGCCAGATAAAGAAAAGCTGCCTCagattatttcataaattattgGTTTTGAATTCACAGAACTCTTAGCTCATGAGGGCAAGTGGAATGTTTTCTTTGAATTGAAAAATATGATCATCTAAGTAATACACCATTTCCTTGGAAAATGGTAGTGTTTGTGGAATTACCAACTTGATCTTCTTGTTGCTGAGGCATAGACATGATGTGTGATGAAGAGCCTGAAATTCCACCCTGCTGTGGTGAGTCTGATACAATAGGTGAGGGTGTATTAAGGAACTTGGTGGAGGGTGTGATGCAACATCTACAAAGCGGACACGTGGAGTTTGATTGCAACCAGTTGCATATGCAGCTTATGTGAAACACATGCTTGCAATAAGGAATTTGTAGCAGTTCTTCCTTCAGCTCAAATTCTCCAAGGCAAACACAACATCTGGTTTTTACAGAAAAAATCAACAACCTTTTAGCCTTCGTTTCatgaatttatagttattagaaTATTAGCACAATCATATATCCTGAGTTTTGGAATATTGATGTTCAACTCTgctaaatcaaataaaaaaaggacAAGAATTCTGATGCattggaaaaataaaagaatacaaaGGATCAGCATAAGAAACCAAGACTTTCTAAACCACTTGCCCAGTATAAATTCTCAAGCAGATACAACCAATATCTATCTAACTTTGAAATTTGTCTTTTTTACTGTGCATTTGAGTTACACGTGTAGGAGGAATTAGATatcttattttttcattatttctgGTGACTCACCTCACATTCAAATGTGCAAGTTATGCATAAAAGGGGACCATTCTACGTATATTTTTCACATCTTTTGCTTCCTTTTTCTCCGAATaactttttatgaaaataatggaTGCATGAAAGGTTCTAAGAACTCTGGAAACCGAATATTCTGCTAAGAAAGACTTTAGCTTTTGAAGAACAACAATCATTTGAGTATAGTTTGGAAGAAGGGAAATTGAAGTATAGCAAACTAACAATTTAGCTCTTAAGCACACACTGTAGATACCTTATGTAATAGATAGAGATTAAAACACATCAATCAAAGTtcaaaaaatgaagaaaaagaaaccaaTAAAGAAGTAACACAACTACCATTCAAAGATAATGCAAACAAAAGGATAAGTTAAAATCTCAGGCATAAGAAAGAAGCAAGGAGAATAGACAAGAAAAGGCTTACACTGAATCTCTTGTTCCAAAATCCTCATCAAATAAAATTCTTGGAAGTTTGTCAAGAAATTGCACTGTCAGATCTAATCGGCAAGGCTGTATAATATTAGCAGTACAGGGGCTATTAGCTATTAttagtttttcaattaaattactgATAACAGATGCATGATGGTTCAGTGCAGATAAGTTTAGCTCTTAAAAATTGGAGTTTTACCTTACTGAATCCAAAAAACTAGTTCTTAAAGTAAGAGGAGTACATCATTTATATATTCCATTGCTCATATGCTAATGAATGCATGATTTTTAACACTAACCATAGAATCTAAATCCCTATAGGGAGTTATGCAGTTATGActtgaaaatacagaaaaagaaATGCTACTTACTTGTGAAGGGTAAGGATATGTTGTTTGAGGATTGGCAGTGTTGGTAAGTATGTGGAGAGGTGGTGATGAGAGAGAGGAAGCTCTCCTTTTGAGGTAGAACAAGTAAAACAAGAGAACCAGAATGATGGAAAAGAGTATGGGAATGGAAAAGATGAAGGCTTGGTAAAGCTTAAGTTGAAGTTCTTGTGGATACAAATGTGGAGAAGGGGTTGGAGTTTGTGGCACATCCATCACATATTCAACACAGATACAAAAGTGTGGAACACATTATAGAAAGTCTGTTGAATAAGAACAGACAGAGAGGGTTGAAAATGTTAAACAAAAAGCTTCAGTTCAGCATGCACTGGTTGTGATATGTTAGAATTGGTGAATAGGGTAAGAAAGATATATACCAAAATGTTTAAGATTGTTCTTTTAGAGTCATTGATAAAGCTGAGATGTTGCATTAGCAATGTGATGTGTGTGAAAATGATAATGGCATTAGTACATATTCTGTGTTTTGCAGAGGTGGAACAGGCCCATATGATCCTCCACCACTTCTCAGATATGGACCCCAGTGTAATGTATACTTGTAAGGGTGTGTTTGTTTCACCATTTTAGACCTTCAAAATGCGTTTTACAGATTTTGAAGAGACTTGATTTTGTAAACAATGGTTATGTATTTGATAAGGAAGAAAAGTAAGAACATAAAGTCAAATTCACTGCTGTAAATGGTTTAAGAATACATTCAAGTCTCAAACTGTTAagaattttattgtgttttgtaaaattaatatatctaatatatggggtagattttttattttttttttccttaaatttcAACAAAGTCCATCCATTTTGAAATAGAAACCTATCTCATCCTATGAAGGACAATAATGCCTTTTGACTATGACTATGACACAATATGTGCACTCTTGGTGGAACGTGATTAATTGAAGAAATTAAGCTATTTTCTGAGTGGGTTTAGAATCAGATCTGAATGTGAAAATCATAGCAGATTCTCTGTTTCAGTGTATACAAAGAACAGATGTTGCTGCTTTATGATTTTAGTCATTTGCtttaattatcaaaacaaagTGCAACCACTTATGTTGCTGATTGTGTAATAACGGGAAGTAGCATCTTAGAGATATACATAAATCCTTCAGTAGACATTCAAAATCattacattaaaagaaaaataaatgtctGGTTGGCTGGTGATTGAGTTCAAGTGAAAAGAAAAACGTGCAAAAACATGATTATGACCCACTCGAAACAAATTAACTTTAACATGACATGacatttattttcttagttAACACAACATCACTACTTCATACGATACACGTCTGGTCGCCTGTTATTCAACAACGTAATCACGAGATTTATTAAATGAACTTATACAGAAATTAATAACTTTGGAAGaagtttatttaattcttttcttcttatttgtttttcctttaaatttGTTCGAACAATTTGATTACATGGCTTGCTGAATCACACTACAGAGTCTTGCTAAGTTATTCTTCCCTTTCTCACTGTAAATACTAACACTGCTACAGTAGAGGCTGGAGTGATAACGATAAATACAAATGGTTTGATAGAGGTTGCACATGGAATGGAGTTTCATCACATTTTGGGAAGAAAAGTTGGTTGAGGAGGAAAGTTTATTAAATAAGTATCTTAAAATGTTCAATGATTCAGAACAAAAGTGTTGGAGTTTTATATTAGGTAGCAACATACAAAGAGTTAAAAGCTACAAAAAATGATTGTATTTATTGTGTGAAGATTCTTATTTGTGTTTTTCATTACTTGTACGTACAAATCTATTGtctttaagattttattataatgatattttacattataaattgCTACAGGTTCTTGGAAAGAAGATTTTGACCACAAAGCAcatagtaattatatttttgagatTGATTGCAAATCTGTTTATCATGGCTTGCATCTATAGCAACACACAATGTTTATCTGAATTCCACTTTGCTTTTGCAAGTTGTAAAATTTACTTGTCAACCAAGTTACTTGCTCTCTTCCTAGGACATCTACGTTTTATGCTAGCCTTGATTTTGAATGGATATCCAATTATATTTGCTTTCAAGAAAGAAGTGTAGACAATAAATAGTCTCTACTGAATATATCCTATTTAAATcgaataaaacaataatagaaaaatgtttttctccAAATTAAAACGTCTAAATCTCAAACTCCAATTCTATTTCTTTGAATGCTGCTACCAGTAGACTTTAATACATCTTCTATTGTTAATTAAGGTTTCTTAAAAGAACCCTTAAACAAAAGGTGATattcacattatttttttattatataaatttaactaattaaaaattgttttaataatatttttccttaGCTTGtgatctttttaaaataaagttactCACGATTTTTTAAACTTGAATATTCACATTTAGtttaaatattacatatttcTTAAATGTTTCAGTAACACTCAgacctgttttttttttaagatattcaAGTAAATGAACTGTATGTCTAAACAGGTAATGTCAAAATTTATTAGTTCCATATAAGATTGTAGACTTGTTAGCAAAAGAATTTACAAATTAATTGTCAACATATAGCAAACTGCATTGAGCATGGTAATTTTGCAGACTGCAAGTGATAGATAGCACCTACATCTCTCTTTAAATCATGTTACAAAAATACTTGAATCCAAATGAcactgaaaaaggaaaaacaataataataaatacaacaTTACTTTTTGTGAACCATCTTTTTGAAGGAGCTACCTGAGACCTGAAAAGAAACTAATATTTCCTCTTCCTAACTTTGGAACTCATTGATCGGATAACATTATCATCCGTTAACACTGTGTCCTCGAGAGGCTTTACGGATTCAGGCTTGGTGAAGTAGGTGAACAGCAGGTAGATGCCATCCAAATAAGTGTTGGTCTCCCCagctttgtttttcttcttgatCCCATATGCTAGAGGAATAACTCCTCTGTTAAAAACCTCTACATACATGCCACCTCCAGCAACAAGAATCTGCAAGAAGGAAAATCATTGGAGTTAGAGTAAAAAATCTAGTTCACACACTTCAACAACACCACTACAAATTCATCAGCATTTCAGATCAGCAAACATTGCCGTTTGAGTCcactattaattattattattactacttAAATTGCCGGGGACTGTCACCTCCAATAACGCATAAACCACAACAACACACTTATCAAACATCAAGTTAATCAAACCAAGGTAATCAAATTGAGATTCAAATAATGAATCATAATTTGTGTCAAACCATAGGAGTCAGTGaaaaatatagttttcaaaCATATTTCACAGAGATGATATAAAGCGGGCAGTACGATAatttcaaactaaatatagaaaACCACTTAATCACAAGGctcataaacaaaattattacttaTATCTGAGTTTGTAAAACCTCTATCTAAGAAATCTGGAATTGAAGCAATAAAATAGCTAAAAGAGTGCATGCAATGAAGTAGTGAAATGATCAAATAGGATAAGAGGAGAAATGTTCCTTCAGTTCCTTTTCATTAAGCTTATATGacttttcaaattctttctCAAGAACTGGtgaaagaaaactaaaacaaaatgtAGAGTTGAATAGTGTGATTTGTATCTACCATACGAAACTGTACATCGTTTAAAATACTAATTGAAAAATCACGAACTTAAGATTCTAACAGCTATGCATCAAAGAGCAACCACACAATGCATTTCACCCCAATGAATAACCAAAACAACATCATAGAAATTCACTGAGCAGATACAGAGAGACTGTCACTGCTGCAGTCCTCCCCctcaatgaaaaatataaatcgTTCAGCACAATCAAAACCCGGTGCAATTTCCCAATCACAAACAGAAACAGAGTCTCGGCACacgaaacaaaaacaaattgtaGACCTAACTATTCCATATACTAAAAttcaatttgattattttaatccaTCTCAGCTTAAGTATGAAAACCAAGTAAAAGTCACAGAATTTAACCTCCTCGTACTTCTGGGTGAGTGCAAGTCGTTCATCCTCGGTCATGTCGGGCCTCAAAACCATCATTGTCTCGTACTGTCGAAGGCCGGGTGGGCAGGGGGGCTCCTCCTTTTCCTCGACGGCCGTGAACCCGGTTCCGCCTGGTGAATTGGGGTCGTCTTCGGAGCCGAAACCCCCTTCGAAGAACGAATCGGAGAAGTCTAGGGTTTGGGCAGCAATGGAAAATTTAGAAGCGTTTCCCTTTGGGTGAAAATGGTATCTTGGTTCTGCAAAGAGAAATTTGGGACCACGAGAGAATGCGCCAATGGGAGAAGATAGAAAATTGGAAGGGAGTTTGGAAGAAGAATGAGGAAcattgagagaagaagaagagagaggaaCCGAAGTGAAGGCAGACGAAGCCATTGTTTTGCCCTGCTAAGATGAGAGGACTTTGCAGATGAAGCTGTTCTATCCTATGCAGATAAGGCGAACTCAGCGCACACAAGCGCAGGTTAGAAGTCGGGTTTATgaagctttttcttttcttttctctcattctctactcaagtttttttttttaaatagtaataatatctctttttaaataattaaatatgtttttcgtatttaaattatttttaaaaattatactttcttatcaaataaaaaacgtatttaattctttttagttAC contains:
- the LOC108322927 gene encoding probable E3 ubiquitin-protein ligase RHA4A, encoding MDVPQTPTPSPHLYPQELQLKLYQAFIFSIPILFSIILVLLFYLFYLKRRASSLSSPPLHILTNTANPQTTYPYPSQPCRLDLTVQFLDKLPRILFDEDFGTRDSVCCVCLGEFELKEELLQIPYCKHVFHISCICNWLQSNSTCPLCRCCITPSTKFLNTPSPIVSDSPQQGGISGSSSHIMSMPQQQEDQVGNSTNTTIFQGNGVLLR
- the LOC108322907 gene encoding 30S ribosomal protein S6 alpha, chloroplastic, with protein sequence MASSAFTSVPLSSSSLNVPHSSSKLPSNFLSSPIGAFSRGPKFLFAEPRYHFHPKGNASKFSIAAQTLDFSDSFFEGGFGSEDDPNSPGGTGFTAVEEKEEPPCPPGLRQYETMMVLRPDMTEDERLALTQKYEEILVAGGGMYVEVFNRGVIPLAYGIKKKNKAGETNTYLDGIYLLFTYFTKPESVKPLEDTVLTDDNVIRSMSSKVRKRKY